ATTTAAGATTCATATTCATAAAACCTAAGAGCCCCCAAGCTAGCCAGTATTCCCACGAATGCAAATCACGAAGCCAGCGTAAGACAGGCGCCTCGCCTGTCACTCAGATAAGCAGCCCCGCCGCTCGCCTAGAGCGTTTCTAAAAAGTAATGACGTAAATCGTATTATGAAATGAAGAAATCTAAATAAACCGCCTCATGCCCCAAAGCGCTGAAGCGCTCACTCATACCTAAGGATACACAGTCAAAGGTAAGAGTAACGGCTTAAGCCGTTAAGCATATTCTAAATTCTTATGTTGTAGTATAAGCGCAAAGACTTTTGAGAAACGCTCTAAGCAAGTGTCCATCCAATGCGAAATAAACTTGAAGAATACGCAGCACTAAGACTTATGTACGCGCATGTCTAAAGTTATTATCATCGGTGCCGGGGGTGTAGGTAATGTAGTTGCGCAAAAATGCGCCCAACTCACAGATATTTTCACCGAAATCGTGCTCGCTTCGCGCACAGTCTCTAAATGCGATGCCATCGCAGCCGATGTGCTCGCCAAGACGGGCGTCACCATTCGCACCGCCGCCATCGATGCCGACAACGTCGCCGAGACCACCACTTTCCTCCAGGCCGAAAAGCCAGAGCTACTGATCAATGTCGCGCTGCCCTATCAAGACCTGACACTCATGGACGCCTGCCTCGCAGCTGGCGTGCACTACATGGACACCGCCAACTACGAGCCCTTGGACGAAGCCAAGTTCGAATACAAGTGGCAGTGGGCCTACCAGGACCGTTTCAAAGAAGCAGGGCTCACCGCCCTACTCGGCTCCGGCTTCGATCCCGGCGTGACCAATGTCTTCTGCGCCTACGCACAAAAACACCTCTTCGACGAGATCGAGACCATCGACATCCTCGACGCCAACGCAGGCGATCACGGCTACCACTTTGCCACCAACTTCAACCCCGAGATCAACATCCGCGAGATCACCGCCAACGGCCGCTACTGGGAAGAAGGCGAGTGGAAGGAGGTCGAGCCCATGAGCGTGCACCAGGTCTACGACTTCCCCGTCGTCGGCGAACAAGATGCCTACCTGCTCTACCACGAAGAGATGGAATCGCTGTGCCAGAACATTAAGGGCCTCAAGCGCATTCGTTTCTGGATGACTTTCTCACAAAAGTACCTCACGCACCTACGGGTGTTGGAAAACGTCGGCATGACCTCGATCGAGCCAATTGATTTCCAAGGCCAGCAGATCAAGCCCATCGAATTCCTCAAAGCCGTGCTGCCCGACCCAGCCAGCCTCGGCCCCCGCACCAAGGGCAAGACTTGCATCGGTTGCGACATCGTCGGCATCAAAGACGGCCAAAAGAAACGCGTCTTCATTTACAACACCTGCGATCACCAAGAGTGCTACCAAGAGGTATCCAGCCAAGCGATCAGCTACACCACCGGCGTGCCTGCGATGATCGGCGCACAAATGATCTTAAAAGGCCTGTGGCAAGAGCCCGGCGTTTGGAACATGGAGCAACGCGATCCCGATCCCTTCATGGAAGAGCTCAACCTGCGCGGCCTCCCCTGGCAGGTGATTGATCTGCCCTTGGAAGGATAATCCCTCCACGCCCAGATATAAAGCTGGTAGCAAAAATTCCACCTTTTGTACGAAAGGCCTAAACACCTCGTACATTGAGCGCTCAGTCCTTAATGGCGGCTTAAACATGCCTTCGCCAATAGGCAAAGCGCTCAGCAGACACGCTGTCGAGTTCAGCTCTACCGTCCCAGGTCGTTTGCCATATACGAGCGCCAACTTAGAGCGTAGCTCAGAATTTTGCTGGGAGGTTAACGTATGATTTTCGTTAAATTCCGGACTCGCGAAGCGATTTCGAGTTGTGGCAGCGCTACCACTGTCGGTCGAAACGGCTTCGCCGACCCACGACACCACAGAGCTCTTATCAGCTTTTCCTGAATAGAGCTCTTAGCGCATGGATGCATTGGTCATAGGCAGAGCTGCAGATAGTGATGCCCGCCGCTCCACAGCAGCCAGAACAATGCGGGCGCGACTACTTGCGGCCCTCCCCTTCCAATGCACAGCCCCCGCATTTCATAGGCTGTAGAGCATAAAAAAGGCCTCCGAAGTGATCGGAGGCCTTTAAGAAAATGGAGTGAGTGAAGAGGTTCGAACTCTCGACATCTACCTTGGCAAGGTAGTGCTCTACCAACTGAGCTACACTCACTTTTTGTTGAAGAAGTCGGTAGAATCTATAACAAACTCCTTATGTCAATGCGTTTTTAGAAAAAAATCAAAAAAACTTTTTAAGCCCAATTATTCCAGATCCAGATCAATTAAAAGCTTACGACGGACCGTGTCAGGAAGCGCAATCAGATCATTCGAACGGAGGCTCTCAGCCACTTCATCATCAAATAATTCACGGATCACTTTGCGCAGCTTTTCAGCATCCCGCTTGTTATATGCGATATAAAACGAGAGCCGAATGGGATAGTCTCCATAATGCACATTGTCATCCGAAGGGCCAAATGCAGGCGCATCAGAATCGGAGCCAGACGATACCATTAACACCTTGACGCCACTCTTCGTTG
The nucleotide sequence above comes from Coraliomargarita algicola. Encoded proteins:
- a CDS encoding saccharopine dehydrogenase family protein, with protein sequence MSKVIIIGAGGVGNVVAQKCAQLTDIFTEIVLASRTVSKCDAIAADVLAKTGVTIRTAAIDADNVAETTTFLQAEKPELLINVALPYQDLTLMDACLAAGVHYMDTANYEPLDEAKFEYKWQWAYQDRFKEAGLTALLGSGFDPGVTNVFCAYAQKHLFDEIETIDILDANAGDHGYHFATNFNPEINIREITANGRYWEEGEWKEVEPMSVHQVYDFPVVGEQDAYLLYHEEMESLCQNIKGLKRIRFWMTFSQKYLTHLRVLENVGMTSIEPIDFQGQQIKPIEFLKAVLPDPASLGPRTKGKTCIGCDIVGIKDGQKKRVFIYNTCDHQECYQEVSSQAISYTTGVPAMIGAQMILKGLWQEPGVWNMEQRDPDPFMEELNLRGLPWQVIDLPLEG